The nucleotide sequence CTTCAGGGACGCCGGGAAGGCGCTCAAGGACGCCTACTCGGGCGGGGACATTGAATACTTCCGCTACGTGAAGATCCCCGCTGCCGTAACATCCATCGGGGAAGGCGCCTTCGCCGGGAGCGCGCTCGAGTGCCTCAAGTTCTCGGGAGGCAGCGTCTCCATAGGCCTCTGCGCCTTCTCCGGATGCTCCAGCCTGAGCTACGTCGTGTTTGGCGCGGAGTTCACGGAAGTCGGGGACTTCGCTTTCAGCGATTGCATATTCTACGACGGCGAGAAAGTGATGGATCTTGCCGAAGCCATGGCCGGCCACAAGTTCACCGGGGCGGACTCCTCCCGTCTCGAGCTGTACGTCCCGCCCCTGAGGGGGACCATCGCCGACGGCGGCGTGAAGTACAGGATCACCGACAACGGGGCGGATTCCAAGAAAGTGACCGCTGTCCGCCTGGCCGGAGACGACGTAGCCGAGATCTCCATACACGCGTCCATCAGCTACCTCGGGTTCGACTGGGAGGTCACGTCCATTGCGCCCAAAGCCTTCCTCAGGAGCGGCTCCATCGTTTCGGTCACCTCCGAGGTGGACGTCGGCCGCAGCGCCTTCCACGGCTGCCGGAACCTAACATCCGTAACCCTGGACGGGGCGGCGTCCGTCGGGGCTTACGCGTTCTTCGGCTGCTCGTCCCTTTCGACAGTCGACCTCGGCTGCGTGACCTCCCTGGGAACGAGCGCTTTCAGCGGGTGCGAGTCCCTGTCCGCCGTCGACCTGAGCGGCGTCGCGTCGGTCGGGAAGCACGCCTTCTACCGCTGCGCACTGACGGAAGCCGACCTGACCTCCGCGATGAGCATCGGGTACGGCGCGTTCACCGGGAACGACCTGCGGCGCGCATGCTTCGGGGGCGCCCTCGAGAAGGTCGACCCCAAGGCATTCTTCGGATACTCATTCTGGGACGGGGACGGTGGCAAGGTCAAGATTGCCGCGAAGGACCTGGCGGGCAGATCCTTCGAGGGGTCCGGGAAATCGCTGGAGGAAGCCGCTCCCTGAGCGCGTAAGAAGAGGCCGCCCGGCCCGGGCGTCCCGTTTCCCACGGGCCGGGCTCCCGGTTATGTGCAGGCGGCGGGGATTCAGTTTTCGTCGGCTCCGTCCACAGCCCAGCGGCCGGCTTCCGGGCGCCCGTTCCCGTCCGCAGGATCACTCTCGCCCTCATCGGGCTGCTGGAGGGCGTTCCCGCAGAACTGGCATATCGAGAATGGGTTCAGGCCGTTGTCGCGGCCGCACGCGGGGCACTTCATGGGGCGGGCGATGGCGCGGAGGGTATTTGACAGGTTCGGGCGGGCGCTCGCGCTACCATTAAGAGCGCGCGGGCCGTGCTTATTTTCATGGCACCATGTCAATCCGATCTTTCCGGCCGCCGGCTGGCAGCGGCCGCCACCTTCGCGCTGGCGCTGGCCGCCGCGCTCGCGGCCGTCTCCGTCGCCGGGGGCGCCGACGCGCTTTCGGACGGCGATGAATTCACCGTGGATGATATCAACTATAAAGTGACAGACGTATACGATCAATTTGTACAAATAACCGGGTACGAAGGCAGCCCCGTCCGGGCGGTCGGCACTGTGATAAATGAAGGGTCCGAATGGGCCGTGGAGTCCGTGGGGGACAGCGCCTTCAGTAACTGCGGAAGCC is from Candidatus Methanomethylophilaceae archaeon and encodes:
- a CDS encoding leucine-rich repeat domain-containing protein is translated as MRIILRGGDPVRVEGAVSCGGSDWTVVSVENEALQGCDSLVSVSLPSATYVGECAFSGCDSLVSASLPSAESVEDCTFEICSSLVSASLPSATEVKPYAFAGCGSLRYVGFSGSLSKVWESAFEVSFFSGGDPLGINAESLRGREFAGDGEGILYEGFSEGPVCYAIVSEGQVSAVCSLGSPASLSVPTTVEHGGVEYVPVSIAAWAFAVCPSVTSVSIGDSVVSIGEGALDAPMLRSIEVSAGNLEYSSIDGVLYDKGATTLLKFPASKQRLAIPGGVTAIGAYAFRDAGKALKDAYSGGDIEYFRYVKIPAAVTSIGEGAFAGSALECLKFSGGSVSIGLCAFSGCSSLSYVVFGAEFTEVGDFAFSDCIFYDGEKVMDLAEAMAGHKFTGADSSRLELYVPPLRGTIADGGVKYRITDNGADSKKVTAVRLAGDDVAEISIHASISYLGFDWEVTSIAPKAFLRSGSIVSVTSEVDVGRSAFHGCRNLTSVTLDGAASVGAYAFFGCSSLSTVDLGCVTSLGTSAFSGCESLSAVDLSGVASVGKHAFYRCALTEADLTSAMSIGYGAFTGNDLRRACFGGALEKVDPKAFFGYSFWDGDGGKVKIAAKDLAGRSFEGSGKSLEEAAP